One part of the Sulfolobus tengchongensis genome encodes these proteins:
- a CDS encoding acyl-CoA carboxylase subunit beta gives MALYEKPPMDKLIEELKVLKEKVNKGGGEEKVNFQHSKGKLTARERLQLLFDEGSFSEILTFATTRSTEFGLNKFYGDGVITGWGKIDGRQVFAYAQDFTVLGGSLGETHASKIVRVYELALKVGAPVIGINDSGGARIQEGALSLEGYGAVFKMNVMASGVIPQITIMAGPAAGGAVYSPALTDFIIMIKGDAYYMFVTGPEITKVSIGEEVSYQDLGGAIVHATKSGVVHFVAENEQDAINIAKRLLSYLPSNNMEEPPYMDTNDQGERELKGVESIVPTDPLKPFDIRDLIYNLVDNGEFLEVHKLWAQNITVGFGRINGNVVGIVANNSAYYGGAIDVDAADKAARFIRFCDAFNIPLISLVDTPGYVPGTDQEYRGIIRHGAKMLYAFAEATVPKITVIVRRSYGGAHIAMSIKSLGADLVYAWPSAEIAVTGPEGAVRILYRKDLQNAQNPEDLLKEKISEYRKLFANPYWAAEKGLIDDVIEPKDTRKIISRALEILKNKREFRYPKKHGNIPL, from the coding sequence ATGGCTTTATATGAAAAACCGCCTATGGATAAATTAATAGAAGAGCTTAAGGTATTAAAGGAGAAAGTAAATAAAGGGGGAGGAGAGGAAAAGGTAAACTTCCAACATAGTAAGGGAAAGCTGACTGCTAGAGAAAGACTTCAACTACTTTTTGATGAGGGATCGTTTAGTGAGATCCTTACTTTTGCGACTACTAGGTCAACAGAATTTGGGTTAAATAAATTCTATGGGGACGGCGTAATAACAGGATGGGGAAAAATTGATGGTAGGCAAGTTTTTGCTTATGCCCAAGACTTTACAGTATTAGGAGGAAGCCTAGGAGAGACTCATGCTAGTAAAATAGTTAGAGTATATGAGCTGGCGTTAAAAGTAGGTGCACCAGTTATAGGGATAAATGATTCTGGAGGAGCGAGAATACAAGAAGGTGCGTTATCTTTAGAGGGATATGGAGCGGTATTTAAGATGAACGTAATGGCATCTGGAGTAATTCCGCAAATTACAATTATGGCAGGGCCCGCTGCCGGCGGCGCAGTATACTCTCCTGCATTAACTGATTTCATAATCATGATAAAAGGCGATGCTTATTACATGTTTGTTACCGGACCAGAGATAACCAAAGTGTCAATCGGTGAGGAGGTAAGTTATCAAGATTTAGGTGGTGCTATCGTCCATGCAACTAAATCTGGCGTAGTCCATTTCGTGGCAGAAAATGAACAAGATGCCATTAATATAGCTAAGAGGCTATTATCTTATTTGCCTTCAAACAATATGGAAGAGCCTCCGTATATGGATACTAATGATCAAGGTGAGAGAGAACTAAAAGGAGTGGAATCTATAGTACCAACGGATCCATTGAAACCATTTGATATAAGAGATCTAATATATAACTTAGTTGATAATGGTGAATTTCTAGAGGTACATAAGTTATGGGCGCAAAATATTACTGTGGGATTTGGACGAATTAACGGAAATGTTGTAGGTATTGTGGCTAATAATTCTGCGTATTATGGAGGAGCTATAGATGTTGATGCCGCAGATAAGGCAGCGAGATTTATTAGATTTTGCGATGCATTCAACATACCATTAATCAGTCTGGTAGACACCCCTGGGTATGTTCCGGGAACCGACCAAGAATATAGGGGGATAATAAGGCACGGTGCAAAAATGTTATATGCCTTTGCAGAAGCAACTGTACCGAAGATTACAGTTATTGTGAGAAGGTCTTATGGTGGCGCTCATATTGCTATGAGTATAAAGAGTTTAGGTGCTGACTTAGTATACGCTTGGCCCTCGGCTGAAATAGCGGTTACTGGGCCAGAAGGTGCTGTAAGAATATTATACAGGAAGGATCTACAAAATGCACAAAATCCAGAAGATCTACTAAAGGAAAAAATCTCTGAATACAGAAAACTATTTGCTAATCCTTATTGGGCTGCAGAGAAAGGTTTAATAGACGACGTTATTGAGCCTAAAGATACTAGAAAGATTATATCGAGAGCCCTAGAAATTCTAAAAAACAAGAGAGAGTTTAGATATCCTAAGAAACATGGGAATATACCACTATGA
- a CDS encoding 3-isopropylmalate dehydratase large subunit: MSNKTLTEKILSRASGKDVSPGDVIEAKVDIVAFHDLTGYHVIEVMEKANMMKVFDKNKLVIAFDHLAPPPDVRSAEIQGYIRKFVKSEGIPNFYDINYGILHEVLIEQYANPGQVILAADSHTTTSGAVGAFAQGMGASDIAAAVITGKTWLVVPQPFKVVLEGKPAKWITGKDVALKLLGDFKADYFNGMSIEIYVKEPLSFPMDYRATTSNMGIEMNADALMFIPDQETKRYIKEMRGYEPELVTPDEGAKYVDEYTIQLDKMEPLVAAPHSVDNVKVVNELEGTPVDQVYIGSCTNGRLSDFEIAAKIMKGKKVKSRCIAIPASYRMFKEALERGYIQTLVDAGCIVTYGTCGPCLGGHFGIAGPGENIVSTSSRNFKGRMGSNDAKVYLSGPAVAAISAIEGKITDPRVI, encoded by the coding sequence ATGTCTAACAAAACGTTAACGGAAAAAATTTTAAGTAGAGCGTCTGGGAAGGATGTATCACCTGGAGATGTAATAGAAGCTAAGGTCGATATAGTTGCATTTCACGATTTAACTGGGTATCACGTTATTGAAGTAATGGAAAAAGCGAATATGATGAAGGTTTTTGATAAAAATAAGCTAGTAATAGCATTTGATCATCTAGCACCACCACCCGATGTGAGAAGTGCCGAAATACAAGGGTATATAAGAAAGTTCGTAAAGAGTGAAGGAATACCAAACTTCTATGATATAAATTACGGAATCTTGCATGAGGTACTAATAGAACAATATGCAAATCCCGGTCAGGTTATTTTAGCAGCAGATAGCCACACTACCACCTCTGGTGCTGTAGGAGCTTTTGCACAAGGTATGGGAGCTAGTGATATAGCTGCTGCAGTAATAACTGGAAAAACTTGGCTTGTAGTACCACAACCATTTAAGGTAGTGCTGGAGGGCAAACCAGCAAAATGGATAACAGGTAAGGATGTAGCATTAAAATTATTAGGTGACTTTAAGGCTGACTACTTTAATGGCATGTCTATAGAAATTTACGTTAAGGAGCCATTAAGCTTTCCAATGGATTATAGGGCTACAACATCAAATATGGGAATCGAAATGAACGCTGATGCTCTGATGTTTATACCAGATCAAGAAACCAAAAGGTATATCAAGGAGATGAGAGGATATGAGCCAGAATTAGTTACCCCAGATGAGGGTGCTAAATACGTCGATGAGTATACTATTCAATTAGACAAAATGGAACCATTAGTAGCAGCGCCACATAGTGTAGATAACGTGAAAGTTGTTAATGAATTAGAGGGAACTCCAGTAGATCAAGTTTACATAGGGTCTTGTACAAATGGGAGGCTAAGTGATTTTGAGATAGCTGCAAAGATTATGAAAGGAAAGAAGGTTAAGAGTAGGTGCATCGCAATCCCAGCATCATATAGGATGTTTAAAGAAGCTCTTGAGAGAGGATACATACAAACATTAGTGGATGCTGGATGTATTGTAACATATGGTACATGCGGTCCGTGTTTAGGTGGGCATTTCGGTATTGCTGGCCCTGGTGAAAATATAGTCTCAACTAGCTCAAGGAACTTTAAAGGAAGAATGGGAAGTAATGATGCAAAGGTTTACTTATCTGGTCCTGCTGTTGCCGCAATTAGTGCAATAGAGGGTAAAATTACTGATCCTAGGGTGATCTGA
- a CDS encoding 3-isopropylmalate dehydratase small subunit: protein MIIEGPVMKFGDKIDTDIIIPARYLKYTDPQYLAQHAMEPLDPEFYKKASKGVIIVAGKVFGMGSSREQAAIALKAAGVKAVIAESFARIFYRNAINNGLPVITLPNATKEINENTYVKVNVETGEITVGNKVLKGKGITGMALEILQSGGIMEYLKKMQTVNRN, encoded by the coding sequence ATGATAATTGAAGGCCCTGTAATGAAATTTGGAGATAAAATAGATACGGATATCATAATTCCTGCTAGGTACTTAAAATACACGGATCCACAATATTTAGCCCAACATGCTATGGAACCTTTAGATCCGGAATTTTATAAGAAAGCGTCAAAAGGCGTTATAATAGTTGCTGGTAAAGTATTTGGAATGGGTTCTTCTAGAGAACAAGCTGCTATAGCTCTAAAAGCTGCGGGAGTTAAGGCTGTTATTGCGGAATCTTTTGCTAGAATATTTTATAGAAATGCCATAAATAATGGTTTGCCGGTAATAACGTTACCTAATGCTACCAAGGAGATTAATGAAAATACGTACGTTAAGGTTAATGTCGAAACTGGTGAAATCACAGTAGGAAATAAGGTCCTTAAGGGAAAGGGAATAACTGGTATGGCGTTAGAGATCTTGCAATCTGGGGGCATAATGGAATATTTAAAAAAGATGCAGACAGTTAACCGAAACTAA
- a CDS encoding biotin/lipoyl-containing protein — protein sequence MVMKLIRVHTELGDVHLVSYDKVENNIDIVKIGDKEYVVKYLGPGTRENEYLFEIDGKRYYVIMESDGTLVFNNQDFLRLDRITEIPIKEGERVEEVIKGKEGEVVSPLFGRVVKIRVKEGDAVNKGQPLLSIEAMKAETVISAPIGGIVQKILVKEGQGVKKGDILIVIK from the coding sequence ATGGTGATGAAGCTAATTAGAGTTCACACTGAATTAGGAGATGTTCACTTAGTGTCGTACGATAAAGTTGAGAACAATATTGATATAGTTAAGATAGGAGATAAGGAGTACGTAGTTAAATACCTAGGCCCCGGAACTAGGGAAAATGAATATCTATTTGAAATTGATGGTAAGAGATATTATGTCATTATGGAGTCAGATGGTACATTAGTATTTAACAACCAAGATTTTTTAAGACTAGATAGAATAACCGAGATTCCCATAAAAGAGGGAGAACGCGTAGAAGAAGTAATAAAAGGTAAAGAGGGCGAGGTAGTATCCCCATTGTTTGGAAGAGTAGTCAAAATTAGAGTAAAAGAAGGTGATGCAGTAAATAAAGGACAGCCACTGTTATCTATAGAGGCAATGAAAGCCGAAACAGTAATTTCAGCACCAATAGGCGGTATAGTCCAGAAAATTTTAGTGAAAGAAGGTCAAGGCGTTAAGAAAGGTGATATTCTAATCGTTATAAAGTGA
- a CDS encoding ABC transporter ATP-binding protein, whose product MAYAYPNGYLVFENVNLYTKDRELIAIVGPSGVGKSTLLRVLGGFIKPLKGEIRLLGKRITEPTPKIALIHQSIATFPWLTALENVKLGLKYKKLSKEEENKVAKHMLEIVGLQGFEDFYPKQMSGGMRQRIAIARALAANPLVLLMDEPFSHLDELTAEGLRQEIYSMLFNEATTLHSVVLVSHNLSEVVELADRVYVLNGRPASIIGEVEIKLERPRNPKDEEFQEYLDVLYALLTPIKKRGEEM is encoded by the coding sequence ATAGCTTATGCTTATCCTAATGGTTATCTAGTATTTGAAAATGTTAATCTATATACTAAGGATAGGGAACTTATTGCAATAGTTGGGCCATCTGGCGTAGGCAAATCCACATTATTAAGAGTATTGGGTGGATTTATTAAGCCGCTTAAGGGAGAAATCAGGCTACTTGGGAAAAGAATCACAGAGCCCACCCCTAAAATAGCATTAATTCACCAATCAATAGCTACTTTTCCTTGGCTTACTGCGTTAGAGAACGTTAAACTAGGTCTAAAATACAAAAAGTTATCGAAAGAAGAAGAAAATAAAGTAGCTAAGCATATGCTGGAAATAGTAGGACTTCAAGGCTTTGAGGATTTTTACCCTAAACAAATGAGTGGAGGTATGAGGCAAAGAATTGCAATAGCCAGAGCACTGGCTGCAAATCCATTAGTGCTACTAATGGATGAGCCTTTTTCACATTTAGATGAGTTAACTGCAGAAGGTTTGAGACAAGAAATTTACTCAATGCTATTTAATGAGGCAACTACGTTACATAGCGTAGTTTTAGTCTCTCATAACCTCAGTGAAGTTGTTGAATTAGCAGATAGAGTTTATGTTCTAAATGGCAGACCCGCATCAATAATAGGAGAGGTTGAAATTAAATTGGAAAGACCTAGAAATCCTAAAGATGAAGAATTTCAAGAGTACCTTGATGTGCTTTACGCACTTTTGACTCCAATAAAGAAGAGAGGCGAAGAAATGTGA
- a CDS encoding ABC transporter permease subunit: MNELLLMLLASLASLGRVFLTIGLSIVTGWFLGYLAIKNKAFENIYISLIEVFESVPVISFFPVVLIFFVYRIGGYLGIELAVDFLVFTAVVWNIWIGIYQAFKTIPNDLLEVSENFRFGFLGKMSKLYIPYSWPRIAANLIPSFADAFFYIAVSEVFSIGSTGYHVFGIGALIAEFTALQEYKLALEGLGILAIFVGLFTYLLRQFANYTVSRYGLDTEVKVTRRGRIRVRYTTRISNTIAPFTKLSKYVTRIGIIRSRTTDEEEIRRTLPWRYLGISIAVLFLGLIIYGAFSTISSVPVSVWRYLISTTPNDLLNLLIDYIRVIFIAAISLVFSIFLGYFIVTHERVEKVLIPLIQTYASFPAPAYFPLLFIATISFIHNVFGDWTTEFYVILLGFISTFYYVFYSYWLGIKNMPNQYWEIMKNYNFSFWQKLRYVIIPSTFPYIIAGVSSTINSAWGGLAIGEYWQNIYDDYTLQVRHGIMKSIAVATANGNIPLASWDSLLFGIVVIIYSIFFTRKMIDLAREKYIAEEGIYLA; encoded by the coding sequence GTGAATGAGCTCCTTTTAATGTTGTTAGCTTCATTAGCCTCGTTAGGAAGAGTATTTCTCACAATAGGTCTATCAATAGTAACTGGATGGTTTCTGGGATATTTAGCAATAAAGAATAAAGCCTTCGAAAATATTTATATCTCACTTATAGAGGTTTTTGAATCTGTTCCCGTAATTTCGTTCTTTCCCGTAGTTTTAATATTCTTCGTATACAGAATTGGAGGGTATTTGGGAATAGAGCTTGCGGTTGATTTCCTAGTTTTCACTGCAGTTGTGTGGAACATATGGATTGGAATATATCAAGCTTTCAAGACTATCCCGAACGATCTTTTAGAAGTTAGTGAAAATTTTAGATTTGGATTCTTGGGTAAGATGTCTAAATTGTACATTCCATATTCTTGGCCTAGAATTGCGGCAAATCTCATTCCTAGTTTTGCTGATGCTTTCTTTTACATTGCAGTAAGTGAGGTTTTTTCCATAGGCAGTACTGGATATCATGTATTTGGTATAGGCGCGTTAATAGCTGAATTCACTGCGCTACAAGAGTACAAACTAGCTCTAGAGGGACTGGGAATACTTGCGATCTTTGTAGGTTTATTCACGTACTTACTGAGACAATTTGCAAACTACACCGTATCAAGATATGGGCTAGATACTGAGGTAAAAGTCACTAGGAGAGGCAGAATAAGAGTAAGATATACTACTAGAATATCTAATACTATAGCACCATTTACCAAACTATCTAAATATGTGACAAGAATTGGCATCATTAGAAGTAGGACTACAGATGAAGAGGAAATTAGAAGAACATTGCCTTGGAGGTATTTAGGGATTTCAATTGCAGTGCTATTCTTAGGACTAATAATTTATGGTGCATTTTCAACTATATCTTCAGTGCCAGTAAGCGTATGGCGTTATTTAATTTCTACTACTCCTAATGACCTCTTGAATCTATTAATAGATTATATAAGAGTAATTTTCATAGCTGCTATTAGTTTGGTTTTCTCAATATTCTTAGGATATTTCATAGTCACCCATGAAAGAGTAGAAAAAGTATTAATACCTTTAATACAAACTTACGCCTCATTTCCCGCCCCAGCCTATTTTCCACTACTGTTCATAGCCACAATCAGTTTTATTCATAATGTGTTTGGAGACTGGACGACTGAGTTCTATGTAATACTTTTAGGTTTTATTTCTACCTTCTATTACGTATTTTACAGTTACTGGCTTGGTATAAAGAACATGCCTAATCAATATTGGGAAATAATGAAGAATTATAATTTCTCTTTTTGGCAAAAGCTGAGATATGTCATAATACCTTCTACCTTTCCATACATAATAGCCGGTGTTTCTAGTACTATTAATAGTGCATGGGGAGGGCTAGCAATAGGAGAATACTGGCAAAACATTTATGATGATTATACACTTCAAGTTAGACATGGAATAATGAAGAGTATAGCCGTAGCTACTGCAAATGGAAACATACCTCTTGCCTCATGGGATTCTCTCTTATTTGGAATAGTGGTAATAATATATTCAATATTCTTCACCAGAAAAATGATAGATCTGGCCAGGGAGAAGTACATAGCAGAGGAGGGAATTTATCTAGCATAA
- a CDS encoding acetyl-CoA carboxylase biotin carboxylase subunit, with protein sequence MPPFNKILVANRGEIAIRVMKAIKEMGMKAVAVYSDADKYAPHVKYADEAYWIGPPPALESYLNIERIIDVAEKAHVDAIHPGYGFLSENAKFVEAVEKAGMTFIGPSSLVMNRIKDKLEGKMIARKAGVPTSPGPLTPIESVDEALKVANEIGYPIMLKAAGGGAGVGIIRVDNPNELAEAFERSKRLAYSAFGRAEIYIEKAAIKPKHIETQLIGDKYGNYVVAFERECTIQRRNQKLIEEAPSPSITDEERKEIIEASIRFGKEINYFTLGTMEFVFSPITREFYFLEINKRVQVEHTVTELITGIDLVKLQIRLAAGEYLPFSQEDLRIRGHAIQFRINAEDPLSNFTPQSGYITYYKEPTGPGIRVDSGIEAGTWVPPYYDPLVSKLIVYGQSRDYAIQVGLRALNDYKIGGVRTTIPLYKLILQDPDFWEGNFTTAYISEKIDHFTNILKQEQEAQIAIVASLYNRGLLKRRKVEDRQKVIINSQKSNWKTYGIISQSSPRVLW encoded by the coding sequence ATGCCTCCTTTTAATAAAATTCTCGTTGCTAATCGAGGAGAAATCGCAATAAGAGTTATGAAAGCTATAAAGGAAATGGGGATGAAAGCCGTTGCCGTGTATTCTGATGCTGATAAGTATGCTCCGCATGTGAAATACGCAGATGAGGCTTACTGGATAGGTCCACCTCCAGCACTAGAGAGTTATTTAAATATTGAAAGAATAATAGACGTTGCCGAAAAAGCACATGTAGACGCCATTCACCCAGGCTATGGTTTTCTTTCTGAGAATGCTAAATTTGTAGAAGCTGTAGAAAAAGCGGGAATGACATTCATAGGGCCTTCCTCATTGGTAATGAATAGGATTAAAGACAAATTAGAGGGAAAAATGATAGCAAGAAAGGCAGGCGTACCCACATCTCCCGGTCCCCTTACACCAATTGAGAGTGTAGATGAGGCCTTAAAGGTAGCAAATGAAATAGGATATCCAATAATGCTAAAAGCTGCTGGAGGTGGTGCAGGCGTAGGTATAATAAGAGTTGATAATCCAAATGAGCTAGCCGAGGCTTTTGAAAGAAGTAAAAGGCTTGCTTATTCTGCCTTTGGCAGAGCGGAAATATATATAGAAAAGGCAGCTATAAAACCAAAACATATTGAAACCCAACTTATAGGAGACAAGTACGGAAATTACGTGGTAGCATTTGAAAGGGAATGTACGATTCAAAGAAGAAATCAGAAGTTAATTGAGGAGGCACCGTCACCTTCAATTACTGATGAGGAGAGAAAAGAGATCATCGAAGCCTCAATCAGGTTTGGAAAGGAAATCAATTACTTTACATTAGGTACAATGGAGTTCGTATTTTCACCTATTACTCGTGAATTTTACTTCTTAGAAATCAACAAGAGAGTGCAGGTAGAACATACAGTTACCGAATTGATTACTGGCATAGACTTAGTCAAATTACAAATAAGACTCGCAGCTGGCGAATATCTACCATTTTCACAAGAGGATCTGAGAATAAGAGGGCATGCAATACAGTTCAGGATCAATGCTGAAGATCCGTTAAGTAATTTCACTCCACAGTCTGGCTACATAACGTACTATAAGGAGCCTACAGGGCCCGGAATAAGAGTTGATAGTGGAATAGAAGCTGGTACGTGGGTCCCTCCATATTATGATCCTTTAGTATCTAAGTTAATAGTCTACGGTCAGAGTAGAGATTACGCTATCCAGGTTGGTTTAAGAGCGTTAAATGATTATAAAATAGGTGGCGTGAGAACTACAATACCTTTGTATAAATTGATCTTGCAAGATCCAGATTTTTGGGAAGGAAACTTTACTACTGCGTATATCTCTGAAAAGATAGATCATTTCACAAATATACTGAAGCAAGAACAAGAGGCACAAATTGCAATAGTAGCATCGTTATATAACAGAGGATTACTAAAGAGGAGGAAAGTTGAGGACAGACAGAAGGTTATTATAAATAGCCAGAAGAGTAACTGGAAGACATATGGCATTATTTCTCAATCGAGTCCAAGGGTGTTATGGTGA
- a CDS encoding deoxyribodipyrimidine photo-lyase — protein sequence MICLFIFRRDLRLDDNTGLIRALQECDEVIPAFIIDLRQVGDENEYKSDFALNFMFNSLNELNEDLKARGAKLHVYNGIAEEVVKGLIKDDIIDAVYFNEDYTPFSKMRDEIITQYCLKNNKAVRSFEDYLLVSKEDFKNYRNFTSFYNAVKNKQIRKPLTNTYTNYYKKSVGDEVELPNRREGRGGRKEGIALIERAKRINYDRRDYPAEDNVTFLSPHLKFGTVSVREVYHSLSDNQKLVRQLYWRDFYTLLAYYNERVFYEPLKKEYKCIEWENNEVLFKAWTEGRTGYPIIDAGMRQLSSTGYMHNRVRMLTAFFLVKVLLIDWRIGEKYFATKLIDYDPAVNNGNWQWVASVGTDYIFRVFDPWKQQKIYDPDAKYIKKWVKELSDYNPEIIHNAYKYNLRNYPKPIVDWRIRVNLAKKLYDKCKQVPFSNSP from the coding sequence GTGATATGCCTATTTATCTTCAGAAGAGATCTGAGATTGGACGATAATACAGGGTTAATTAGAGCCTTACAAGAATGCGATGAGGTAATACCGGCCTTTATAATAGATCTCAGGCAAGTTGGTGACGAAAATGAATACAAATCTGATTTTGCACTTAACTTTATGTTTAATTCACTAAATGAGTTAAATGAAGACCTAAAAGCGCGAGGAGCTAAACTTCACGTTTATAATGGAATAGCTGAAGAAGTTGTTAAGGGTTTAATCAAAGATGATATAATTGATGCCGTTTATTTTAATGAGGATTACACACCATTTAGCAAAATGAGAGATGAGATAATAACCCAGTATTGCTTAAAGAACAATAAGGCTGTAAGGTCTTTCGAGGATTACCTGCTCGTTTCAAAAGAGGATTTTAAAAACTATAGAAATTTTACATCTTTTTATAATGCAGTTAAGAACAAACAAATAAGAAAGCCTCTTACAAATACTTATACTAATTACTATAAAAAGTCCGTAGGAGATGAAGTTGAGTTACCTAATAGACGAGAAGGGAGAGGAGGTAGAAAGGAGGGCATTGCATTAATTGAGAGGGCTAAGCGAATTAACTATGATAGAAGGGATTATCCAGCTGAGGATAACGTAACATTTCTTTCGCCTCATCTTAAATTTGGCACAGTCTCAGTTAGAGAAGTTTATCACTCCTTGAGTGATAACCAAAAACTAGTTAGGCAACTTTATTGGAGGGATTTTTATACTTTATTAGCATACTACAACGAAAGGGTATTCTACGAGCCACTTAAGAAAGAATATAAATGTATCGAATGGGAGAACAATGAGGTTTTATTTAAAGCTTGGACTGAGGGAAGAACAGGGTATCCAATAATAGATGCGGGAATGAGACAATTAAGTTCCACTGGCTATATGCATAATAGGGTTAGGATGTTAACTGCTTTCTTTCTAGTTAAGGTTCTTCTAATTGACTGGAGAATTGGTGAAAAGTATTTTGCAACTAAGCTAATAGATTACGATCCTGCAGTTAATAATGGAAACTGGCAATGGGTAGCCTCCGTAGGAACTGATTACATATTTAGAGTATTTGATCCTTGGAAACAGCAGAAAATTTATGATCCTGACGCAAAATACATTAAAAAGTGGGTAAAAGAACTATCTGATTATAATCCAGAGATAATCCATAACGCGTATAAATATAATTTAAGGAACTACCCTAAGCCAATAGTGGATTGGAGAATTAGAGTTAATCTCGCAAAGAAGCTCTATGATAAATGTAAACAAGTTCCTTTTTCGAATTCTCCATAA